One region of Natronolimnobius baerhuensis genomic DNA includes:
- a CDS encoding DUF7110 family protein, with protein MSTEDSRHVYRLHSTLELPLEDLREHIDEAKYPEGINDVEITRRNNTLILKAVAEDQSVSKYTPTAQLKASVTENRVYEEDPDERRQSFSWDEEEEEEIESELVEFAAFKGDRETVLQNSLLQYEMFLVLCTIAEAAEKGTLTAISEHGGTLEATRIVDGEPRPADIEVVEGPRDHGSGDGGVNWRDNKFISD; from the coding sequence ATGTCAACAGAGGATTCCAGACACGTTTATCGGCTGCATTCGACGCTCGAACTGCCCCTCGAAGACCTTCGAGAGCATATCGACGAAGCGAAGTATCCAGAGGGGATCAACGATGTGGAGATCACGCGGCGAAACAACACCCTCATCCTGAAAGCCGTGGCTGAAGACCAGTCGGTCAGTAAATACACGCCGACGGCACAGTTGAAAGCCAGCGTGACCGAAAACCGGGTGTACGAGGAAGATCCCGACGAGCGCCGTCAGTCCTTTAGCTGGGACGAAGAGGAAGAAGAGGAGATTGAGTCCGAACTCGTCGAGTTCGCCGCGTTCAAAGGCGACCGCGAGACCGTGCTCCAGAACTCCTTGCTCCAGTACGAGATGTTCCTCGTGCTCTGTACAATCGCAGAAGCCGCCGAAAAGGGCACGCTAACCGCCATTTCGGAACACGGCGGCACGCTCGAGGCGACCCGGATTGTCGACGGCGAACCACGCCCGGCCGACATCGAGGTCGTCGAGGGGCCACGCGACCACGGCTCCGGCGACGGCGGTGTCAACTGGCGCGATAACAAGTTCATCAGCGACTAA
- a CDS encoding glutaredoxin family protein, with protein MDFPPNQGLDQDEVTEEVEQVLEENEIVLFMKGTALMPQCGYSRKALGLIDHHRDEYETVDVLESLDEYRTALNEHSGWETIPQTYVDGEFVGGSDILEELDERDELGETLNAE; from the coding sequence ATGGACTTCCCACCGAACCAGGGTCTCGATCAGGACGAAGTCACCGAAGAAGTCGAACAGGTTCTCGAGGAGAACGAGATCGTGCTGTTCATGAAAGGCACTGCGCTCATGCCCCAGTGTGGTTACTCCCGCAAGGCACTCGGCCTGATTGACCACCATCGCGACGAGTACGAAACGGTCGACGTCCTCGAGTCGCTCGATGAGTATCGAACGGCACTCAACGAACACAGCGGCTGGGAGACGATTCCACAGACCTACGTCGATGGCGAGTTCGTCGGTGGGTCGGACATTCTCGAGGAACTCGACGAACGCGACGAACTCGGCGAGACGCTGAACGCGGAGTAG
- a CDS encoding class I SAM-dependent methyltransferase, with protein MVDKNVVRRGYDGLAETYATERDPDDREGELLEGLLERLPESGRLLDVGCGQGEPVLECLTDEPQLETLGIDLSREQLRFAREATAGVSLARGDMTALPVETNAFDAVTAFHSVIHVPKDDHQAVIDEFARVLRPDGFVLMTEGTNDWQGTNPDWLESGVEMQWHIAGAERTREQLRNAGFDICDEWLVGDELADEDAHWTVFLARLKDY; from the coding sequence ATGGTCGACAAAAACGTCGTTCGTCGGGGCTACGACGGCCTGGCAGAGACCTACGCCACCGAGCGCGACCCCGATGACCGAGAAGGCGAACTACTCGAGGGACTTCTCGAGCGCCTCCCGGAGTCCGGACGGCTGCTCGATGTTGGCTGTGGGCAGGGAGAGCCGGTCCTAGAGTGTCTGACCGATGAGCCGCAACTCGAGACGCTCGGCATCGATCTGTCGCGCGAGCAACTGCGGTTTGCACGTGAGGCCACAGCCGGCGTGTCGCTCGCCCGCGGCGACATGACGGCGCTGCCAGTCGAAACGAACGCGTTCGATGCCGTCACGGCGTTTCACTCGGTGATTCACGTCCCGAAAGACGATCATCAGGCGGTCATCGACGAGTTCGCGCGCGTGCTGCGTCCGGACGGATTCGTGCTCATGACCGAGGGGACCAACGACTGGCAGGGGACGAATCCGGACTGGCTCGAGAGCGGCGTCGAAATGCAGTGGCATATCGCTGGTGCAGAGCGGACGCGCGAGCAGTTACGGAACGCTGGCTTCGACATCTGCGACGAGTGGCTGGTCGGCGACGAACTCGCCGACGAGGACGCACACTGGACGGTATTTCTCGCGCGACTCAAGGACTACTGA
- a CDS encoding DUF6691 family protein, with amino-acid sequence MSAEHEQHPLFMPLVFVGGLIFGFGLGFSHMAQPEVVINFLNFDDFGLLFVMGGAAVITGITFFGIGLFRERAPLTGSVYARRLKTLDRNVVLGGGIFGVGWGLSGICPGAAYASLGVGNIFILYGIAGMFVGAYIQGFVRSSRADEDAPATAAD; translated from the coding sequence ATGAGTGCCGAACACGAACAGCACCCGCTGTTCATGCCGCTGGTGTTCGTCGGCGGCCTGATCTTCGGCTTCGGACTCGGGTTCAGCCACATGGCCCAGCCCGAGGTCGTGATCAACTTCCTGAACTTCGATGACTTCGGCCTGCTGTTCGTCATGGGTGGTGCGGCGGTCATCACGGGCATCACCTTCTTCGGCATCGGACTGTTCCGAGAACGCGCACCCCTGACCGGGAGCGTCTACGCCCGTCGGCTGAAGACCCTCGATAGGAACGTCGTCCTCGGTGGCGGCATCTTCGGCGTCGGCTGGGGGCTGTCGGGCATCTGTCCCGGCGCAGCCTACGCGAGCCTCGGCGTCGGAAACATCTTCATCCTCTACGGCATCGCCGGCATGTTCGTCGGCGCGTACATCCAGGGCTTCGTCCGCTCGAGTCGCGCTGACGAGGACGCCCCGGCCACGGCGGCCGACTGA
- a CDS encoding YeeE/YedE family protein, translated as MTATLQLSLVVGLAAELFPNGVSHYAVGGLLVGLGTAVIYFGTGIAAGASTFLESTLSYGSSLSRFQQYRPSRDWRVVFTLGIVAGAAVYALTFQSGLVSSGLYQPATTGQLYDVGGITLWLTDVQPWRLFLGGILIGIGTRVGKGCTSGHGVCGVGSASSASFVGVATFLLVAIGVAQLVAALGVSP; from the coding sequence ATGACTGCAACACTGCAGCTCTCGCTGGTCGTCGGACTGGCGGCGGAGTTGTTCCCCAACGGGGTGAGCCACTACGCGGTCGGTGGCCTCCTCGTCGGGCTGGGAACCGCCGTGATCTACTTCGGCACTGGTATCGCCGCTGGCGCGAGTACCTTCCTCGAGTCGACGCTCTCGTACGGCTCGAGTCTTTCGCGCTTCCAACAGTATCGTCCTTCGCGTGACTGGCGCGTCGTCTTCACGCTCGGCATCGTCGCGGGCGCGGCCGTCTACGCGCTAACCTTCCAGTCCGGCCTCGTCTCGAGCGGGCTCTACCAGCCCGCCACGACCGGCCAACTGTACGATGTCGGCGGGATCACGCTCTGGCTGACCGATGTCCAGCCCTGGCGGCTGTTCCTCGGCGGCATTCTAATCGGGATTGGCACCCGCGTCGGGAAGGGCTGTACCTCCGGCCACGGCGTCTGTGGCGTTGGCTCGGCCTCGAGTGCGTCGTTCGTCGGCGTCGCGACCTTCCTGTTGGTGGCAATCGGCGTGGCACAACTGGTTGCGGCACTGGGGGTGAGTCCATGA
- a CDS encoding M14 family metallopeptidase, with the protein MKVAQLGSGTPEIAVVAGVHGDEPCGVRAVERLLDERPTVERPVKLVVVNEKALERQVRFVDEDLNRAFPGNPDAQTHEGQLAHQLVEELEGCLTFSMHSTQSHAEPFAIVNGVSETAQTIIPQLPVAAMVETSDFAEGRLFTEVRTLEVECGLQGSETAAQNADRLTRAFLTAVGALPGDTMHRDLPVYRLTDVIRKDDADTYEVFVDNFTEVTPGDPFAAADGKKQVAKESFYPVLMSSNGYRDVFGYAAEKLEVLTTPTAAD; encoded by the coding sequence ATGAAAGTTGCACAGCTCGGGTCGGGAACGCCAGAGATCGCCGTCGTTGCAGGAGTTCACGGCGACGAACCGTGTGGCGTTCGCGCCGTCGAACGGCTCTTAGACGAGCGCCCGACCGTCGAACGCCCTGTCAAACTCGTCGTTGTCAACGAGAAGGCACTCGAGCGACAGGTTCGGTTCGTCGACGAAGACTTGAATCGCGCGTTCCCCGGTAACCCGGATGCACAGACGCACGAAGGACAGTTAGCCCACCAACTTGTCGAGGAACTCGAGGGCTGTCTCACCTTTTCGATGCACTCGACGCAGAGCCACGCGGAGCCGTTTGCAATCGTCAACGGCGTCAGCGAGACCGCACAGACGATCATCCCACAGCTCCCGGTCGCGGCGATGGTCGAAACGAGCGACTTCGCGGAGGGACGACTCTTTACCGAAGTCAGGACGCTCGAGGTCGAGTGTGGCCTCCAGGGGTCGGAAACGGCTGCCCAGAACGCCGACCGGCTCACTCGAGCGTTCCTGACCGCTGTCGGTGCTCTGCCCGGTGATACGATGCACCGCGATCTGCCCGTCTACCGACTCACTGACGTGATCCGCAAGGACGATGCCGACACCTACGAAGTGTTCGTCGACAACTTCACCGAAGTCACACCCGGCGATCCGTTCGCCGCAGCCGACGGTAAGAAACAGGTCGCCAAAGAGTCGTTTTACCCGGTTCTCATGTCGTCCAACGGCTACCGTGACGTCTTCGGCTACGCCGCCGAGAAACTCGAGGTGCTGACAACGCCGACGGCAGCCGATTAG
- a CDS encoding DUF309 domain-containing protein codes for MDDHTSDPSVNPPPRGQTPAGWLEADERWNHATLRQAIVHGVRLFNDGAYHESHDCFELEWYNYGRGSEESAFLHGMVQVAAGTYKRIDFENDDGMRSLFETALQYFQGVPTDYYGVDVLEVRTMLTNALEDPSRVDDWQILLDGERPPGRAVDYEYIHALEE; via the coding sequence ATGGACGACCACACCAGCGACCCAAGCGTCAACCCGCCGCCGCGGGGACAGACGCCCGCGGGGTGGCTCGAGGCTGACGAGCGCTGGAACCACGCGACGCTCCGGCAGGCAATCGTCCACGGCGTCCGACTGTTCAACGACGGGGCGTACCACGAGAGCCACGACTGCTTCGAACTCGAGTGGTACAATTACGGCCGCGGCAGCGAGGAAAGCGCCTTCCTCCACGGGATGGTCCAGGTCGCCGCCGGCACGTACAAACGGATCGACTTCGAGAACGACGACGGCATGCGCTCGCTTTTCGAGACCGCGCTCCAGTACTTCCAGGGTGTGCCCACGGACTACTACGGCGTCGATGTCCTCGAGGTTCGAACGATGCTGACAAATGCACTCGAGGACCCCTCGCGCGTCGACGACTGGCAGATCCTGCTCGATGGCGAGCGCCCGCCTGGTCGGGCGGTCGACTACGAGTACATCCACGCACTCGAGGAGTGA
- a CDS encoding nuclear transport factor 2 family protein has translation MSHSRSPEQTVERFLQAMNDHDLEALLSCFHEDYRSETPAHPERSFTGREQVRENWIQMFDTTPDLSVEFPRTTIDGDTAWIELRMHGRQTDGEELDVRGVVIKGIPDGQIEWGRIYLEPVQQTADVSWEEIYAGEDDT, from the coding sequence ATGTCACACTCGCGTTCACCCGAACAGACTGTCGAGCGATTTCTGCAGGCGATGAACGATCACGACCTCGAGGCGTTGCTCTCGTGTTTCCACGAGGACTATCGGAGCGAGACACCGGCCCATCCCGAACGGTCGTTTACCGGACGCGAACAGGTTCGGGAGAACTGGATACAAATGTTCGATACGACACCGGATCTGTCCGTCGAGTTTCCACGAACGACAATCGATGGCGACACGGCCTGGATCGAACTGCGAATGCACGGCAGGCAGACCGACGGCGAGGAGTTAGATGTCCGCGGCGTCGTCATCAAGGGCATTCCGGACGGCCAAATCGAGTGGGGACGGATTTACTTAGAACCCGTTCAACAGACGGCCGACGTGTCCTGGGAAGAGATTTACGCGGGCGAGGATGACACGTGA
- a CDS encoding HTTM domain-containing protein — protein sequence MTGGQSETTNDRSTRTRAAGRAIRSAMRTRLGIDLRALAAFRIALGAIVLADLLFIRLPGLRTFYTDQGTLPRDVLAQSFPTFETLSVHALSGSLWVQTLLIAVAAIAAGCLLVGYRTRLATGVSAVLLASLFARNPYVLNGGDTIMLSVLALGLFLPLGARWSLDAHRCGGRQTECRTDRVCTVATAVILVHFVGIYAVNGVLKFRSDSWMTGTAVQRIFHLEQYVVLVGPFLTEFSALLTAANLAWVALLTVSPLLILATGRLRLALAGAFICAQLGLGVTMRLGAFPFVMVAILLLYLPPEVWDRLEDALETYVPARYRALESIPMIERPTSSARIPAPIRRAGRIAVAVALICGLVAVLSWQAVALGFLETPEPASAALEDDIEGASWAFFAPNPPEGYWWYAWEADLESGETVGTLTDESGAIDRPPDAADRYPSVLWKRYGSELRYAPASQYEPLAAYYCEQVTMNADSTPEMVTVFKLEQPVDADGPTGGLEVDDRLEYVC from the coding sequence ATGACAGGGGGCCAATCAGAGACTACGAACGACAGATCGACCCGCACTCGAGCGGCGGGACGGGCAATTCGGTCGGCAATGCGGACGCGACTCGGAATCGACCTGCGCGCACTCGCTGCGTTCCGCATCGCACTCGGCGCAATTGTCCTCGCCGATCTACTGTTTATTCGACTGCCGGGACTGCGGACGTTCTACACTGATCAGGGGACACTGCCTCGAGACGTGCTCGCACAGTCGTTTCCGACGTTCGAGACGCTGTCGGTGCACGCGCTGTCGGGGTCGCTCTGGGTGCAGACGCTACTGATCGCGGTGGCCGCGATTGCAGCTGGCTGTCTACTTGTCGGCTATCGCACCCGACTCGCGACGGGCGTGTCCGCGGTGTTGCTCGCGTCGTTGTTCGCGCGCAATCCATACGTGCTCAACGGCGGCGATACGATCATGCTCTCCGTGCTGGCTCTCGGCCTCTTCCTCCCGCTTGGCGCTCGCTGGTCACTCGACGCACACCGTTGTGGCGGCCGACAAACGGAGTGCCGAACGGACCGCGTCTGTACCGTCGCGACCGCAGTTATCCTCGTTCACTTCGTGGGCATCTACGCGGTCAACGGCGTGCTCAAATTTCGAAGCGACTCGTGGATGACCGGCACGGCCGTCCAGCGGATTTTCCACCTCGAGCAGTACGTCGTCCTCGTCGGGCCGTTCCTGACGGAGTTTTCGGCGCTGCTCACCGCGGCGAACTTGGCCTGGGTCGCGCTTTTGACTGTCTCACCACTCCTGATACTTGCGACAGGGCGGCTTCGCCTCGCGCTCGCGGGCGCGTTTATCTGTGCTCAACTCGGGCTGGGCGTGACGATGCGCCTCGGCGCGTTCCCGTTCGTCATGGTCGCCATCCTGCTGTTGTACCTTCCACCGGAGGTTTGGGACCGACTCGAGGACGCCCTCGAGACGTACGTTCCGGCGCGCTACCGTGCGCTCGAGTCGATACCGATGATAGAGAGGCCGACGAGTTCAGCGCGCATACCAGCACCAATCCGTCGCGCCGGGCGCATCGCTGTGGCCGTGGCGCTCATTTGTGGGCTCGTCGCCGTGTTGAGTTGGCAGGCAGTTGCACTTGGCTTTCTCGAGACGCCGGAGCCAGCCTCGGCGGCGCTCGAGGACGATATCGAGGGCGCAAGTTGGGCGTTCTTCGCGCCGAACCCGCCCGAGGGCTACTGGTGGTACGCCTGGGAGGCAGACCTCGAATCCGGCGAGACGGTCGGGACGCTCACCGACGAGTCGGGTGCGATTGATCGACCGCCGGACGCCGCCGACCGCTATCCGTCCGTGCTCTGGAAGCGCTACGGGTCGGAACTGCGGTACGCCCCTGCCTCGCAGTACGAGCCACTGGCTGCGTACTACTGCGAGCAGGTGACGATGAACGCCGATTCGACTCCGGAGATGGTGACCGTCTTCAAACTCGAGCAGCCAGTCGACGCCGACGGGCCGACAGGCGGTCTCGAGGTCGACGACCGCCTCGAGTACGTATGCTAA
- a CDS encoding inositol monophosphatase family protein produces MSERDDTERRATVALEAAEAGAEIALESFRGELDIDYKDGKTDVVTQSDRDAQERVIEILGETFPDDPVVGEEEDALKQVPAEGPAWIVDPIDGTNNYVDGVRAFGTAVAAVVDAEPVAAATVCPALSDTYRMGPEGAFRNGESLAVSDCTDPEAGHACPTFWWNFDDRDEYAAATRALVDRFGDIRRYGCAQLELGLLAAGALEGVVTNKQANPWDTVAGVALIRAAGGRVTDLEGERWRHDSHGLVASNGAIHEDVLEAAREIETETETA; encoded by the coding sequence ATGAGCGAACGCGACGATACCGAGCGACGGGCGACCGTCGCACTCGAGGCGGCCGAAGCGGGTGCCGAGATTGCACTCGAGTCCTTCCGGGGCGAACTGGATATCGACTACAAAGACGGGAAGACGGACGTCGTCACCCAGAGCGACCGAGATGCACAGGAGCGGGTCATCGAGATCCTCGGCGAAACGTTCCCAGACGACCCGGTCGTCGGCGAGGAAGAGGACGCGCTCAAGCAGGTGCCCGCGGAGGGGCCGGCCTGGATCGTCGACCCCATCGACGGCACAAACAACTACGTCGACGGCGTGCGGGCGTTCGGAACGGCCGTCGCAGCCGTCGTCGACGCCGAACCGGTCGCCGCGGCGACGGTCTGTCCCGCGCTGTCGGATACGTATCGAATGGGTCCCGAGGGCGCGTTCCGAAACGGCGAGTCGCTCGCGGTAAGTGACTGTACCGACCCGGAAGCGGGACACGCCTGTCCGACGTTCTGGTGGAACTTCGACGACCGCGACGAGTACGCCGCCGCGACGCGCGCGCTCGTCGACCGATTCGGCGATATCCGTCGCTACGGCTGTGCCCAACTCGAGCTTGGCCTCCTCGCCGCGGGCGCACTCGAGGGCGTCGTCACGAACAAGCAGGCGAACCCGTGGGATACGGTCGCTGGCGTCGCCCTGATTCGGGCGGCAGGCGGGCGCGTAACCGACCTCGAGGGCGAGCGCTGGCGACACGATAGCCACGGGTTAGTGGCCTCGAACGGCGCAATTCACGAGGATGTGCTCGAGGCTGCACGGGAGATCGAAACGGAAACGGAGACAGCGTAG
- a CDS encoding DUF63 family protein produces the protein MYEYIERYGPERVWAATVLVLAAGVALAAFLFPNRVYVDLIWQYYWGPVVADAHGWGEIAWAGGEQIHAAEAGPDDGPFAEPGYTFVSYAGYIPTLILGVIGIIFLIQRLEIERYRAGFYGLFPFMLFGGALRVVEDVNVAAYRDTGELAIELPWSGFLISPLIYFVVFIIAAIAVTVSVWLEREEYVSGYEYPLFGIGTALLAVTVGYLGYTAAVHEYATFYPYLLVTTLVGATLSTAIVWYLIVKLAPGLNRGTRYMGVVVIWAHAVDGVANVIGLDWAVAFGHANNLVPKHPVNAAIVDITGSALPPEIVDITGAAWPFLLVKLLAAVVVIWIFNEEVFEDSPRYAILLMITVVAVGLGPGTRDMLRATFGV, from the coding sequence ATGTACGAGTATATCGAACGGTACGGCCCTGAGCGCGTCTGGGCCGCGACCGTCCTCGTCCTCGCTGCGGGGGTAGCGCTTGCAGCGTTCCTGTTCCCCAATCGCGTCTATGTTGATCTCATCTGGCAGTACTATTGGGGTCCCGTTGTCGCAGACGCCCACGGCTGGGGCGAAATCGCCTGGGCCGGCGGCGAACAAATCCACGCTGCCGAGGCCGGCCCCGATGACGGACCGTTCGCCGAACCCGGCTACACGTTCGTCTCCTACGCCGGCTACATCCCGACGCTGATCCTCGGCGTCATCGGGATAATCTTCCTGATTCAGCGCCTCGAGATCGAGCGCTACCGTGCGGGCTTTTACGGGCTGTTCCCGTTCATGCTCTTTGGCGGCGCCCTGCGCGTCGTCGAAGACGTCAACGTCGCGGCCTACCGCGACACCGGCGAACTCGCAATCGAACTCCCCTGGTCGGGCTTTCTGATTAGTCCGCTGATCTACTTCGTCGTCTTCATCATCGCCGCGATTGCCGTCACCGTCTCGGTCTGGCTCGAGCGCGAGGAGTACGTCTCGGGCTATGAGTACCCGCTGTTTGGGATCGGGACGGCCCTGCTCGCAGTGACAGTTGGCTACCTCGGCTACACGGCCGCGGTCCACGAGTACGCAACCTTCTATCCGTATCTGCTGGTGACCACACTTGTCGGCGCGACGCTCTCGACGGCTATCGTCTGGTATCTGATCGTCAAACTCGCACCAGGTCTCAATCGCGGGACGCGGTACATGGGAGTGGTCGTCATCTGGGCACACGCCGTCGACGGCGTCGCAAACGTCATCGGTCTCGACTGGGCGGTCGCCTTCGGCCACGCGAACAACCTCGTGCCGAAACATCCGGTCAACGCGGCGATTGTGGACATCACCGGGTCAGCGCTGCCACCGGAAATCGTCGACATCACCGGTGCAGCCTGGCCGTTCTTGCTGGTGAAACTCCTGGCTGCCGTCGTCGTCATCTGGATCTTCAACGAGGAGGTCTTCGAGGACAGCCCCCGGTATGCGATCTTGCTGATGATCACCGTCGTCGCCGTCGGCCTCGGCCCCGGAACGCGGGATATGCTCCGAGCCACGTTCGGCGTCTAA